The Salicibibacter halophilus DNA window CTTTGAATATTGGGCTTATTAACCAAGCGGTTGCACCGGAAAGCCTTGAGGCGGAAACTACTGTGTTCGCCGAGCACTTGGCCGAAGGCGCCGTGCAAGCGATGGGCTTGGCGAAACGGGCCATCAATAACGCTGAAGGTTCAATCGAGGAAGGCCTTAAAGTGGAAGCCGATGCGTTTGCGGAAACGTTGAATACAGGGGAACCGAGCGTTGGAATACAGGCTTTTTTTCAAAAGAAGAAACCTAATTTTATAAAGTGAATGCACAAAGGTGGGAGAATTTGCATGTCTTCTTGGGATAACTTGTTGGAAGGGAAAGTAGCGGTCGTAACCGGGGCTTCCCGGGGGCTTGGCCGAGCGGATGCATTGGCTTTGGCAGAGGCCGGGGCCGATGTCGTGATCACCGATATTCTCATGGAGTCAGACGAGGAAAGTTCTTCAAAAGCCAAGGAATACGGAGCCATCGCACAAGTCATGCAAAGTACAAAAGTGATATATTCCGAGAAAACTTCCGAGGAAATTCGCGATATGGGACGTCGTTCCGTGGCGATGAAAATGGATGTTACGGATGTGGATGAAGTCAATGATGTTTTTAAAAAGATCTACGAGGACTTTGGCAGAATCGATATTCTCGTCAATAACGCCGGGACGGTTGATCACGTCTCGAAAATTGAAAAACAAAACGATGACTTATGGGAACGGGATCTCAAGGTTAATTTGACCGGTTCTTATAATTGTACAAAAGCGGTTTGGCCATACATGAAAGAACAGGAATACGGCCGCATCATTAATATGGCTTCGATCGTTGGAGTAAACGGAGGCTTTGGCCAGGCCAGCTATTCGGCTACAAAAGGCGGGTTGCTCAGTTTCTCGAAAAGCATGGCTTTGGAAGGTGCGAAACACGGCATTAACGTCAACGCCATTGTCCCCGGCATTATTGGAACGGAAGCCTTCAAAATGGGCAATAAAAAGATGAACGATCGCATGATTGAACGTACGGCGTTTAAACAACCGGGCGAACCGGATGACATTGCCAATGCCATCACCTTCCTCGTCTCGGACAAAGCCAAGTACATCACCGGTGTCGGCCTGAACGTGACGGGCGGGATTGATTTGTTTACGTTCTAATTCGAGCATAATACAAGGAGGTCTCTTCATGACAGAAGCAGTCATCGTCGATGCTTTGCGAACGCCCGTCGGGCGCAAAAAAGGATCGTTGTCGCAAATGCATCCCGTCGATATGCTTGTTCCGGTTCTCAGAGAACTCGTGGACCGGAACAACATTGAAGCAGGTGAAGTAGAGGATGTGGCGACCGGATGCGTCACCATGATCAAAGAACAAGGCGGCAACATCGGTCGCCAAGCCGTGCTGGCTGCCGGTTTTCCGGTGGAAGTTCCGGCGTACTCATTAAACCGTATGTGTGGTTCAAGCCAGCAGTCACTGAATTCCGCCTCCCAACAAATTATTGCCGGAGATGCCGATGTTGCCATTGCCTGTGGGGTTGAAAACATGACGACCATTAAAATGGGAACCGACATGGGCAAATTCAGCAAAGATTTAACAAGTCGATTTAACATTGTGCCCCAAGGATTGTCGGCCGAGATGATCGCGAAAAAATGGAAACTTGAGCGCGAGGAACTGGATGAATTTTCGCTGGAAAGCCATCAAAGAGCTGCCAAAGCGACAGACAACGATGCATTCAATAGGGAAATCATCCCGATGGAAGTGGAAACGGAAGACGGAAAGCAAATGCTCGATCAAGATGAAGGCATCCGCCGGAATACGTCCATGGAAAAATTAGCGGGACTGACCCCTTCTTTTCAACCGAAAGATGGGGTGGTCACTGCCGGCAACGCCAGCCAGATGAGCGA harbors:
- a CDS encoding thiolase family protein, which codes for MTEAVIVDALRTPVGRKKGSLSQMHPVDMLVPVLRELVDRNNIEAGEVEDVATGCVTMIKEQGGNIGRQAVLAAGFPVEVPAYSLNRMCGSSQQSLNSASQQIIAGDADVAIACGVENMTTIKMGTDMGKFSKDLTSRFNIVPQGLSAEMIAKKWKLEREELDEFSLESHQRAAKATDNDAFNREIIPMEVETEDGKQMLDQDEGIRRNTSMEKLAGLTPSFQPKDGVVTAGNASQMSDGASGVLLMSREKAEQTDLKPRARVIARAVVGEDPVIMLTGIIPATRKVLKRAGLTLDDMDAIEVNEAFASVVKAWEREFEPDMSKVNPRGGAIALGHPLGASGTKLTASLLHYLEDTGGKYGLQVMCIGFGMATATIIERL
- a CDS encoding SDR family NAD(P)-dependent oxidoreductase, whose protein sequence is MSSWDNLLEGKVAVVTGASRGLGRADALALAEAGADVVITDILMESDEESSSKAKEYGAIAQVMQSTKVIYSEKTSEEIRDMGRRSVAMKMDVTDVDEVNDVFKKIYEDFGRIDILVNNAGTVDHVSKIEKQNDDLWERDLKVNLTGSYNCTKAVWPYMKEQEYGRIINMASIVGVNGGFGQASYSATKGGLLSFSKSMALEGAKHGINVNAIVPGIIGTEAFKMGNKKMNDRMIERTAFKQPGEPDDIANAITFLVSDKAKYITGVGLNVTGGIDLFTF